In Chroogloeocystis siderophila 5.2 s.c.1, one DNA window encodes the following:
- the mltA gene encoding murein transglycosylase A, translating to MRKKTALMTLSLAAAILTTVPAVARIPLRPVSDTQRVQKQNTDCCQTEILGLDEQIFWGQSGQPGDKHALLTSIDHSLRYIKSPAATAAYRRYRGTGITRDRVQRSLERFRQLVVRSNSPEELQAAVSREFVFYQSTGRDGKGDVLYTAYYEPIYQASRVPTAEFRYPLYRLPPNFKSWRKPHPTRQELEGKDGLLGDKSRLKGLEIVWLRDRLEAFLAQIQGSARLQLADGKMISIGFAGKTDYPYTSIGKELAKDGKLPLAGLTLPVMIDYFTQYPAELNNYLPRNRGFVFFRETGGAPAVGSLGVPVTADRSIATDKSLMPPGALALIHTQLPFPNDFTGSMEYRLVSRYVLDQDTGGAIKGPGRVDYFMGTGKLAGDRAGVTGHRGHLYYLLLK from the coding sequence ATGAGAAAAAAAACGGCTTTAATGACCCTAAGTTTAGCCGCTGCTATCTTGACGACAGTACCAGCGGTGGCGCGGATACCATTGCGACCTGTTTCTGACACACAACGCGTTCAAAAGCAAAATACTGATTGTTGTCAGACTGAAATATTAGGGTTAGATGAGCAAATTTTTTGGGGTCAAAGTGGTCAACCTGGAGATAAACACGCCTTACTAACATCAATTGATCATAGTTTACGTTATATTAAATCTCCAGCCGCGACAGCCGCATATCGACGCTATCGAGGAACGGGAATTACCCGCGATCGCGTTCAACGTAGTTTAGAGCGTTTTCGACAATTAGTTGTGCGTTCAAATTCACCGGAAGAACTACAAGCTGCGGTATCGCGTGAGTTCGTGTTTTACCAGTCTACAGGGCGAGACGGCAAAGGCGATGTTCTTTACACGGCTTACTATGAACCGATTTATCAAGCCAGCCGCGTTCCCACCGCAGAATTTCGTTATCCATTGTATCGGCTACCGCCAAATTTCAAATCTTGGCGCAAACCGCACCCCACTCGCCAAGAACTCGAAGGTAAAGATGGTTTGCTAGGCGACAAAAGTAGACTCAAGGGGTTAGAAATTGTTTGGTTACGTGATCGCCTAGAAGCATTTTTAGCCCAAATTCAAGGATCAGCACGGCTGCAACTCGCTGATGGAAAAATGATTTCAATTGGTTTTGCAGGAAAAACAGACTACCCTTACACCAGTATTGGCAAAGAATTAGCCAAAGACGGCAAATTACCGTTAGCGGGTTTAACGTTACCAGTGATGATCGACTACTTTACGCAATACCCAGCCGAGCTTAATAACTATTTACCGCGTAATCGTGGTTTTGTGTTCTTCCGAGAAACAGGAGGTGCGCCAGCCGTCGGATCTTTGGGAGTACCCGTCACCGCAGATCGCTCGATCGCGACAGATAAATCACTCATGCCGCCTGGTGCTTTAGCATTGATTCATACGCAACTACCGTTTCCTAACGATTTTACAGGCAGTATGGAATATCGCCTTGTGAGCCGCTACGTTTTAGATCAAGATACGGGTGGTGCGATTAAAGGGCCAGGACGAGTAGATTATTTCATGGGTACAGGTAAACTAGCCGGCGATCGCGCTGGAGTGACTGGTCATCGTGGACATTTGTATTATTTGTTACTGAAATAA
- a CDS encoding NADAR family protein, whose protein sequence is MTIYFYKVNEPYGCFSNFSPHGVFLQGKHWQTVEHYYQAQKFVGTAEAAIIPVIHAVKTPEEAAALGRDCTRPVRPDWEQVKISVMREAVLQKFLTHKDIQAILLATGDTLLVENSPTDYYWGCGVDKTGQNHLGQVLMSVREQIRTVYTANNYC, encoded by the coding sequence ATGACGATTTACTTTTATAAAGTGAATGAGCCTTACGGCTGTTTCTCCAATTTTTCACCTCATGGAGTTTTTTTACAAGGTAAACACTGGCAAACCGTCGAACACTACTATCAAGCACAAAAGTTTGTGGGAACCGCAGAAGCCGCAATTATTCCTGTCATTCACGCCGTAAAAACGCCAGAGGAAGCCGCAGCGTTAGGACGTGACTGTACGCGCCCAGTACGCCCTGACTGGGAACAAGTCAAAATTTCTGTCATGCGCGAAGCTGTATTACAAAAATTTCTCACCCACAAAGACATTCAAGCAATTTTACTTGCTACCGGCGACACGCTGCTTGTGGAAAATTCACCTACGGATTATTACTGGGGTTGCGGTGTAGATAAAACAGGTCAGAACCATCTGGGACAAGTTCTTATGAGTGTGCGCGAACAAATCCGTACAGTATATACTGCGAACAACTACTGCTAA
- a CDS encoding DUF2243 domain-containing protein, whose product MEVNNEKTQRYSPLVAAGVFLGLGLGGFFDGILLHQILQWHHMLSSVRPATTVPELELNMVGDGLFEAGTWVMTTVGVVLLWRAGKREDVPWSSRTFFGSILVGAGLFNLIEGLIDHQILGIHHVKPGVNELLWDIGFLVVGATLAIVGGLLIRADQLSGDRQFS is encoded by the coding sequence ATGGAGGTGAATAACGAGAAGACGCAACGCTACAGCCCATTAGTGGCTGCTGGTGTTTTTCTCGGTCTAGGTTTAGGAGGGTTCTTCGATGGCATTTTACTGCACCAAATCCTCCAGTGGCATCATATGTTAAGTAGCGTTCGACCTGCTACAACTGTTCCAGAATTAGAACTAAATATGGTTGGGGATGGTTTATTTGAGGCAGGCACATGGGTGATGACGACTGTCGGAGTTGTTTTACTCTGGCGCGCAGGTAAGCGTGAAGATGTCCCTTGGTCGTCTCGTACTTTTTTTGGCTCCATTCTTGTCGGTGCAGGACTATTTAATTTAATAGAAGGATTGATTGACCATCAGATTCTTGGCATTCACCATGTAAAACCAGGTGTAAACGAGTTGCTTTGGGATATTGGCTTTCTCGTTGTTGGAGCAACTCTCGCAATCGTGGGAGGGTTGTTAATTCGCGCTGATCAGCTTTCTGGCGATCGCCAATTCTCTTAG
- a CDS encoding ATP-binding protein, giving the protein MNGDEFIKQIQDVYTHMTELQQNASLLSSPQQSQITTALEQLSTALRELQVTEETIRLLLSAVQQSRDSILITTEKLDPPGPEIVYVNPAFSQMTGYAIEEVLGKTPRLLQGANTDRKVLKDLRRHLLEGISFHGEAINYHKDGTEFFVEWNITPIRNINHSITHFIAIQRDITTRKHMEQERDRLLQREQAMRTEAEAANRVKDEFLATLSHELRTPLTPILGWSKLLQSNKLPEDKLQEALVSIEQHAKRQAQLVDDLLDISRIIQGKLTLNLTAVSLVTLISEALETVRLAAEAKSIQIKTTLNATVGQVMGDASRLQQVIWNLLSNAIKFTPESGLIAVELERVERYAQVTISDNGQGIQPDFLPYVFDRFRQEDSSITRRFGGLGLGLAISRQIVEAHGGTIAVQSPGVGQGATFILKLPLITTPQKLPANTEPPKPDLDLSHTKVLVVEDDAGTQEFVTFVLEQYRAKVTRASTAVDALNTLPRFQPDLLVIDIGLPQIDGYALMRQIRNLSPEKGGQIPAIALTAYASDRDRQQALAAGFQKHLPKPIEPYDLVAVVAELTKYSDNW; this is encoded by the coding sequence GTGAACGGAGACGAGTTTATTAAGCAGATTCAAGATGTGTATACGCACATGACTGAACTGCAACAGAATGCTAGCTTATTGTCCTCACCACAGCAAAGTCAGATAACGACAGCTTTAGAGCAATTAAGTACGGCTTTACGAGAACTACAAGTGACAGAAGAAACAATTCGGTTGCTACTCTCAGCAGTACAGCAATCGCGCGATTCGATTCTGATCACAACAGAAAAACTCGATCCTCCAGGACCGGAAATTGTTTATGTGAATCCAGCCTTTAGCCAGATGACGGGCTATGCCATTGAGGAAGTGTTAGGCAAAACACCTCGTTTACTCCAAGGTGCCAATACGGATCGTAAAGTCCTAAAAGACTTACGCAGACATCTTTTAGAGGGTATATCATTTCACGGCGAGGCAATTAATTATCACAAAGACGGCACAGAATTTTTTGTGGAGTGGAATATCACCCCCATTCGTAATATTAATCACTCAATTACGCATTTTATAGCGATTCAGCGCGATATCACCACCCGTAAACACATGGAACAAGAACGCGATCGCCTGCTACAACGCGAACAAGCGATGCGAACTGAAGCCGAAGCCGCAAACCGAGTTAAAGATGAATTTTTAGCGACACTCTCGCACGAACTGAGAACCCCACTAACACCAATTCTTGGGTGGTCAAAACTTTTACAATCAAATAAATTACCAGAAGATAAGCTGCAAGAAGCATTAGTTAGTATTGAGCAACACGCCAAACGTCAGGCGCAACTTGTTGACGATCTGCTGGATATATCACGGATTATCCAAGGTAAGCTAACGCTCAATTTAACTGCTGTCAGCTTGGTGACTTTGATCTCAGAAGCATTAGAAACCGTGCGTCTTGCAGCCGAAGCTAAGTCAATTCAAATCAAAACAACGCTGAACGCGACAGTTGGACAAGTGATGGGTGATGCAAGTAGATTGCAACAAGTCATCTGGAACTTGCTTTCTAATGCTATTAAGTTTACACCTGAAAGCGGTTTGATCGCGGTGGAACTTGAACGTGTAGAGCGCTACGCGCAAGTAACGATCAGCGATAATGGACAAGGTATTCAGCCTGATTTTTTACCTTATGTATTTGACCGTTTCCGTCAAGAAGATAGCTCAATTACACGCCGCTTTGGTGGTTTGGGGCTAGGACTTGCGATCTCGCGACAAATCGTCGAAGCGCACGGCGGAACGATTGCAGTTCAAAGTCCTGGTGTAGGACAAGGCGCAACTTTTATTCTTAAACTACCGCTGATAACAACTCCGCAAAAGTTACCCGCAAACACTGAACCGCCGAAACCCGACTTAGATTTAAGTCATACCAAAGTTTTAGTAGTAGAAGATGACGCGGGTACGCAAGAATTTGTAACATTCGTTCTTGAACAATATCGCGCTAAAGTGACGCGGGCAAGTACCGCAGTTGATGCACTCAACACTCTACCTCGTTTTCAACCAGATCTACTCGTCATTGATATTGGGCTACCTCAAATTGATGGTTATGCGCTGATGCGTCAAATTCGCAACCTGTCGCCAGAAAAAGGCGGACAAATTCCTGCGATCGCCCTCACCGCGTACGCCAGCGATCGAGATCGACAACAAGCGCTTGCAGCCGGTTTTCAAAAGCATCTTCCAAAACCAATCGAACCGTATGATTTAGTTGCTGTTGTTGCTGAACTCACAAAATACAGTGATAATTGGTAG
- the cysK gene encoding cysteine synthase A, with the protein MRIAQDITQLVGRTPLVQLNRIPQSEGCVGRIVVKLEGMNPAASVKDRIGVSMVAAAEEAGLIEPGKTVLVEPTSGNTGIALAMVAAAKGYRLIVTMPDTMSIERQTMLKAYGVELILTSGAQGMRGAIARAEEIAAKTPHSFMPQQFRNSANPKIHRETTAEEIWTDTDGEVDILISGVGTGGTLTGVAEVIKARKPSFQAIAVEPIASPVLSGGNPGGHKIQGIGAGFVPEILRTDLIDEIITVKDDDAMDYGRRLAREEGLLSGISSGAALAAAIRVAKRPENAGKLIVMIQPSFGERYLSTAMFREDLIETPALAGIGADN; encoded by the coding sequence ATGCGAATTGCTCAAGATATTACTCAGTTAGTCGGTCGAACACCTCTTGTACAACTCAATCGCATTCCGCAATCAGAAGGATGTGTAGGACGAATCGTCGTTAAACTAGAAGGAATGAATCCCGCAGCTTCTGTCAAAGACCGTATCGGTGTCAGTATGGTAGCAGCTGCCGAGGAAGCGGGTTTAATTGAACCTGGAAAAACTGTATTAGTAGAGCCGACTTCGGGTAACACAGGTATTGCTTTGGCAATGGTCGCAGCGGCGAAAGGCTATCGATTAATTGTGACAATGCCGGATACGATGAGCATTGAACGGCAAACGATGCTCAAAGCTTATGGTGTAGAACTGATTTTAACATCAGGCGCACAAGGGATGCGAGGTGCGATCGCCCGTGCGGAAGAAATTGCGGCAAAAACGCCTCATTCATTTATGCCACAGCAGTTTCGCAATTCCGCAAATCCGAAAATTCATCGCGAGACAACCGCTGAAGAAATTTGGACAGATACTGATGGTGAAGTGGATATTCTGATTTCTGGTGTTGGCACAGGCGGTACACTTACCGGAGTCGCTGAAGTCATTAAAGCACGTAAACCGAGTTTTCAGGCGATCGCGGTTGAACCTATTGCTAGTCCAGTTCTTTCTGGCGGTAATCCAGGAGGACACAAAATCCAAGGAATTGGTGCAGGATTCGTCCCAGAGATTTTACGCACCGACTTGATTGATGAGATTATCACGGTCAAAGATGATGATGCGATGGATTATGGTCGTCGTTTGGCACGCGAAGAAGGATTGCTATCAGGTATTTCCTCCGGCGCGGCTTTAGCTGCGGCGATTCGAGTCGCAAAGCGTCCCGAAAATGCTGGAAAATTGATCGTCATGATTCAACCGAGTTTTGGCGAACGCTACTTGAGTACAGCAATGTTTCGCGAAGATCTCATAGAAACTCCTGCTTTAGCGGGAATTGGTGCTGATAACTAA
- the cysH gene encoding phosphoadenosine phosphosulfate reductase: MNKDWHQAIANATAKSATKETAALMQTALQLRVKHCLSLVLALTPNPRSLTSVTNMLVQDVAVDTTQSFDLNELNQRFAEVHPINILGWCLENLRPGLVQSSAFNVNGMAIMHMLYQIAPNPPVPVLFLDTLHHFPETLELVRDAQKLYELDLHVYRVPDADSRESFAARYGESLWEKDFEKYHYLTKVEPLQRGLRELGATAWITGRRRDQSSTRSHTPIFEQDKHGRLKINPLASWTRQDVWKYVMRHNVLYNPLHDQGYPSIGDEPTTTPVNAGEDERAGRWRGMGKTECGIHL; the protein is encoded by the coding sequence GTGAACAAGGATTGGCACCAAGCGATCGCCAACGCTACTGCAAAGTCTGCAACAAAGGAAACTGCTGCACTAATGCAAACCGCTCTCCAACTACGGGTTAAGCATTGCCTATCGCTTGTTTTAGCCCTGACCCCCAACCCCCGATCTCTGACCTCTGTTACAAATATGCTCGTTCAAGATGTCGCAGTAGATACAACACAAAGTTTTGATTTAAACGAACTAAATCAGCGCTTTGCTGAGGTTCATCCAATTAATATACTGGGGTGGTGCTTAGAAAATTTGCGCCCTGGTTTAGTTCAAAGTAGTGCTTTTAACGTTAATGGTATGGCAATTATGCATATGCTCTACCAAATCGCGCCGAATCCTCCGGTACCAGTTTTATTTCTGGATACGCTACACCATTTTCCAGAAACTTTAGAGCTTGTGCGCGACGCCCAAAAGCTTTATGAGTTAGATTTGCACGTATATCGAGTTCCTGATGCGGATTCGCGAGAAAGCTTTGCGGCGCGCTACGGAGAATCGCTGTGGGAAAAAGATTTTGAGAAATACCATTACTTAACGAAAGTTGAACCACTACAGCGGGGCTTGCGCGAGTTAGGTGCGACGGCGTGGATTACCGGAAGACGCCGCGACCAATCGTCAACGCGATCGCATACTCCGATTTTTGAACAAGACAAACACGGACGACTTAAAATTAACCCCTTAGCAAGTTGGACGCGCCAAGATGTGTGGAAGTATGTCATGAGACATAACGTGCTTTACAATCCACTACACGATCAGGGCTATCCAAGTATTGGCGACGAACCAACAACAACACCAGTAAATGCGGGTGAAGACGAACGCGCAGGACGTTGGCGAGGTATGGGGAAAACAGAATGTGGTATTCATTTGTAA
- a CDS encoding selenium-binding family protein, with translation MSNHNHACCGPGYASPADAIQAEREKLLYTIALYTGTGIEEPDYLATIDVDPNSPTYSQVIHRLPMPYIGDELHHFGWNACSSCHGDASKSRRFLVVPGQRSSRIYIIDVAETRSPKIHKVIEPEEIIQKTNLTAPHTVHCLADSHVMISMLGDSEGNAPGGFLLLNADFEIAGRWELSSGMNFNYDFWYQPRHNVMVSSEWGAPKTYYPGFDLDDVTAGNYGHHLHFWDWSQHKIIQSVDLGTEGLIPLEVRFHHDPDSTHGFVGTALSSNVWHWHKPNGHWQVEKVIDVPSVDVEGWAIPVPSLITDILISMSDRYLYFSNWLHGDIRQYDISDPSQPKLTGQVWCGGLLSKGGEVQGRKLQGGPQMLQLSLDGKRLYVTNSLFSTWDNQFYPDLAKSGSYMLQIDCDTENGGLKINENFYVDFGKEPAGPARAHEMRYPGGDCTSDIWI, from the coding sequence ATGAGCAATCACAATCATGCTTGTTGTGGACCAGGTTACGCGTCGCCAGCAGATGCAATTCAAGCTGAACGCGAAAAGCTACTTTATACGATCGCGCTTTACACAGGAACAGGAATCGAAGAACCTGATTACTTAGCCACGATCGATGTTGACCCTAACTCTCCGACCTATTCGCAAGTGATTCATCGCTTACCGATGCCGTATATTGGTGATGAATTACATCATTTTGGTTGGAATGCTTGCAGTTCGTGTCATGGCGATGCGAGTAAATCGCGGCGCTTTTTGGTAGTTCCTGGTCAAAGATCGAGTCGAATTTATATTATTGATGTCGCCGAGACGCGATCGCCCAAAATCCACAAAGTTATTGAACCTGAAGAAATTATTCAAAAGACGAATTTAACTGCACCGCATACGGTACATTGCCTTGCGGATAGTCATGTAATGATTTCGATGTTGGGCGACAGCGAAGGTAATGCGCCTGGTGGTTTTTTATTACTCAACGCGGATTTTGAAATTGCGGGACGTTGGGAACTCTCCTCAGGAATGAACTTTAACTATGACTTTTGGTATCAACCGCGTCATAACGTCATGGTGAGTAGCGAGTGGGGCGCGCCAAAAACGTATTACCCTGGCTTTGACCTTGATGATGTTACCGCTGGAAACTACGGTCATCACCTGCACTTTTGGGATTGGTCGCAGCATAAAATCATCCAAAGTGTAGATTTAGGCACAGAAGGGTTAATTCCGTTAGAAGTTCGGTTTCATCACGATCCTGATAGTACGCATGGTTTTGTTGGTACAGCACTCAGTAGTAATGTATGGCATTGGCACAAACCAAACGGACATTGGCAAGTCGAGAAAGTGATTGATGTTCCATCGGTTGATGTCGAAGGTTGGGCAATTCCTGTACCGTCGCTGATTACAGATATTCTGATTTCCATGAGCGATCGCTATTTGTATTTCTCCAACTGGTTGCATGGTGACATTCGCCAGTACGACATTAGCGATCCATCGCAGCCCAAGCTAACAGGACAAGTTTGGTGCGGTGGCTTGTTAAGTAAAGGTGGTGAAGTGCAAGGACGTAAACTTCAAGGCGGACCGCAAATGCTGCAATTAAGTCTTGACGGTAAGCGGCTTTATGTCACCAACTCGCTATTTAGTACTTGGGACAATCAATTTTACCCAGACTTGGCAAAAAGTGGTTCGTATATGTTGCAAATTGACTGCGACACCGAAAACGGCGGTCTAAAAATCAATGAAAACTTTTATGTAGACTTTGGCAAAGAACCCGCAGGACCCGCACGCGCGCACGAGATGCGTTATCCTGGCGGCGATTGTACTTCGGATATTTGGATTTAG
- a CDS encoding transketolase: MTASTQAAKLATPDFCEGIQYFGEMLPEFETYGKQAAIASGNTSISDLEDPAVVFQTLLAADALRYLTLQITASKASGHPGGFASQVEAYAALVMLGHKNILTEVGHHAPGFYSAMFLDRSLEDMGINTVQQLRDRFREHHGLLGHLSGCIPGILSPAGPLGQGQHFAMAAARLHRDKLFPVTIGDGGLGEPYIMSSMAHFHTAYPGMTNFLPVLVWNGFSQEHHSMVSTQSNEQMMAYWHGNGFEEVVLVDAKDFDDQDQSGNYVDSTAFSFKQRLAFTKAVLIAADEAAKSALSGTRTVLIIKQLKGAGVHARGAKSHNLYAMHTLDNPDIVKALQARALAPQAWQLVRTNFERAGGGPASRVAVTESVLELPEIEDLPLEEYAVGGDPKVATTAMGRLVGKVGECDRNFLVTNADGNEASGIANINQALKIIHPTEDPLYNQKPGGQVYEPLSEDACAGLAAGSALMGSRTLWCSYESFAINGLPIWQTVTQAMAELRRPTPSTVTLFTAGALEQGRNGWTHQRPEVEAYFAAMMRNGNVFPIFPLDANCIQVAYEWALTTKNKGIVITASKSPLPIRTTFEQGRKAIADGAIALQEASGSKTVVFAVVGDMVLLPVLEAASALAVQEVGVRVVSVVNPRRLYRPSDVAWDSCAEPDGDFLDDAEFEKLFGADALIGVTAGASGMLEPIMLRSTAKRDTFAWKRGETTASPAQLMALNGLTAENLVKRAMELVS; the protein is encoded by the coding sequence ATGACGGCATCGACGCAAGCGGCAAAGTTAGCAACTCCAGATTTCTGCGAAGGAATTCAGTATTTTGGAGAAATGCTGCCCGAATTTGAAACTTATGGCAAACAAGCCGCGATCGCCTCTGGTAATACGTCGATTAGCGACCTTGAAGATCCAGCGGTAGTTTTCCAAACGCTACTTGCTGCTGACGCGCTACGTTATCTAACATTACAAATTACGGCAAGCAAAGCTTCAGGACATCCAGGCGGATTTGCCAGCCAAGTCGAAGCGTATGCCGCATTAGTCATGCTGGGGCATAAAAACATTCTCACTGAAGTTGGGCATCACGCCCCAGGATTTTACAGTGCGATGTTTCTCGATAGATCCCTCGAAGACATGGGAATCAATACGGTACAACAACTGCGCGATCGCTTTCGCGAACATCACGGCTTACTCGGACACTTATCCGGTTGCATTCCAGGAATTCTCTCACCCGCAGGTCCGTTAGGACAAGGGCAACACTTCGCAATGGCAGCTGCGCGCTTGCACCGTGACAAGCTATTTCCTGTGACGATTGGTGACGGTGGATTAGGCGAACCTTACATTATGAGCAGTATGGCGCATTTTCACACCGCGTATCCAGGAATGACGAACTTTTTACCCGTGCTGGTGTGGAATGGTTTTAGCCAAGAGCATCATAGTATGGTGTCTACGCAATCCAACGAGCAGATGATGGCTTATTGGCACGGTAACGGCTTTGAGGAAGTTGTGTTAGTCGATGCCAAAGACTTTGACGACCAAGACCAATCAGGAAACTACGTCGATAGTACCGCGTTTTCTTTCAAGCAACGCCTAGCGTTTACCAAAGCAGTCCTCATCGCCGCCGACGAAGCCGCCAAATCGGCATTAAGTGGGACGCGTACAGTACTCATTATCAAACAATTAAAAGGTGCTGGAGTCCATGCAAGAGGCGCAAAATCGCACAACCTCTACGCTATGCATACGCTGGATAATCCAGATATTGTCAAGGCGCTGCAAGCCCGCGCCTTAGCCCCACAGGCTTGGCAATTGGTACGTACTAACTTTGAACGCGCGGGGGGTGGTCCTGCGAGTCGTGTTGCAGTGACCGAATCGGTTTTAGAATTACCAGAAATCGAAGATTTACCCTTAGAAGAATACGCTGTAGGTGGCGATCCAAAAGTTGCCACAACCGCGATGGGACGATTGGTAGGGAAAGTTGGTGAATGCGATCGCAACTTCTTGGTGACGAATGCGGATGGAAATGAAGCTTCAGGAATTGCCAATATCAACCAAGCCTTAAAAATCATTCACCCGACCGAAGATCCGCTGTACAATCAAAAACCTGGCGGACAAGTTTACGAACCACTCAGTGAAGATGCTTGCGCAGGTTTAGCCGCAGGTTCTGCACTTATGGGTAGTCGTACGTTGTGGTGTTCCTACGAATCTTTTGCAATCAATGGTTTACCCATTTGGCAAACTGTGACGCAAGCGATGGCAGAATTACGCCGCCCAACGCCATCGACAGTGACTTTATTTACGGCTGGCGCGTTAGAACAAGGTCGTAACGGTTGGACGCACCAACGCCCAGAGGTGGAAGCCTATTTTGCTGCGATGATGCGTAATGGCAATGTATTTCCAATCTTTCCCCTTGATGCTAACTGTATTCAAGTTGCGTATGAATGGGCATTGACAACAAAGAATAAAGGTATTGTCATCACTGCGAGTAAATCACCCTTACCAATTCGCACAACATTTGAACAAGGAAGAAAAGCAATTGCAGATGGTGCGATCGCACTGCAAGAAGCCTCTGGAAGTAAAACCGTTGTCTTTGCTGTTGTTGGTGACATGGTATTGCTACCAGTGTTAGAAGCTGCGTCGGCGCTTGCTGTTCAAGAAGTCGGCGTCAGAGTTGTATCGGTTGTTAATCCTCGTCGCTTGTATCGTCCAAGTGATGTTGCATGGGATAGCTGCGCTGAACCTGATGGCGATTTCCTTGATGATGCGGAATTTGAAAAGTTATTCGGTGCCGATGCTTTAATTGGGGTAACAGCGGGTGCAAGTGGAATGCTAGAACCAATCATGCTACGCAGTACCGCCAAACGCGATACGTTTGCTTGGAAACGCGGAGAAACAACCGCTAGCCCCGCCCAATTGATGGCGTTGAATGGTTTAACCGCAGAAAATTTAGTAAAACGTGCGATGGAATTAGTGAGTTAG
- a CDS encoding YqhA family protein, which produces MLLATVILVICLGLDELFISQLNLPSWLLIGNLGDLQDNLIGTVVAVIFILFLGAVVNNIPNLLPFGASVALVIVALAIFTNWVPNLKKNS; this is translated from the coding sequence GTGCTTTTGGCAACTGTAATTTTAGTGATCTGTCTTGGTTTAGACGAGCTTTTTATTAGTCAGCTTAATTTGCCAAGCTGGTTATTAATTGGCAATCTTGGCGATCTTCAAGATAATCTTATTGGTACTGTTGTTGCTGTTATATTTATTCTATTTCTTGGGGCAGTTGTTAATAATATTCCTAACTTATTACCCTTCGGTGCATCTGTGGCTTTAGTAATTGTTGCCTTAGCCATTTTTACTAATTGGGTTCCTAACTTGAAGAAAAATTCATAA